In Pogoniulus pusillus isolate bPogPus1 chromosome 20, bPogPus1.pri, whole genome shotgun sequence, the following are encoded in one genomic region:
- the SLC38A8 gene encoding solute carrier family 38 member 8 isoform X6 has product MQGCFSIPFLIPAHSVTHATMRPSQQPGCWPCPAGCPRVSVVLLLVLSPQGSLVFLVSGLAVLGYAAALSAQPTYQGVIRAVCGAAVGKLCEVCFLLNLFMISVALLRVVSDQLEKLCDSLYPNGTLSENPSAPPWYMDQRFTLSALCVFVIFPLSVPREIGFQKYSSILGTLAACYLTLVIILKYYLQDKSLGSSEPSQTSRASSWASIFSVIPTICFGFQVGGAGCVGSAQARRRGGARGRGAVEPGGPDGRLDGHHTCHRPLRPGHRQGHRAHRGHQRLLHLHLPRAVPGVHDWDLHLEATQKDCPYRLGCPLCARGGLRLRAERCPGRAGAAALRGHGSSTVLHALPALPPGSHQPPRTPLEPMVVLFDSAVATAERRIKTGGTGYRPRTLRDPGQGGPDRHTDRPTDPRSWEGGAATLTLARHLLPPPKHTPRTPLGTTPTLQDKGTQGAGMLFCQHPPRDAWPCPCRDAHWIQPHCPFPGLHPGSPG; this is encoded by the exons ATGCAGGGCTGCTTCTCCATCCCTTTCCTGATCCCTGCTCATAGTGTTACTCATGCCACAATGCgacccagccagcagcctggctgctggccaTGCCCTGCTGGGTGCCCGCGGGTCAGCGTGGTGCTTCTGCTGGTCCTGTCCCCGCAGGGCTCGCTGGTCTTCCTGGTGAGCGGGCTGGCGGTGCTGGGCTATGCCGCGGCCCTCAGCGCCCAGCCCACCTACCAGGGGGTCATCCGGGCAGTGTGCGGGGCGGCGGTGGGGAAGCTCTGCGAGGTCTGCTTCCTCCTCAACCTCTTCATGATCTCCGTGGCCctcctgagggtggtgagcgaCCAGCTGGAGAAGT TGTGTGACTCCCTGTACCCCAATGGGACGCTGAGTGAGAATCCCTCAGCACCCCCCTGGTACATGGACCAGCGCTTCACCCTCTCGGCTCTCTGTGTCTTTGTCATCTTCCCACTCTctgtccccagagagattgGCTTCCAGAAGTACTCCAG CATCCTGGGCACGCTGGCTGCCTGCTACCTCACCCTGGTTATCATCCTGAAGTACTACCTGCAGGACAAGAGCCTGGGATCCTCTGAGCCTTCCCAGACCTCCAG GGCCTCCTCCTGGGCTTCCATCTTCAGTGTTATCCCCACCATCTGCTTTGGCTTCCAG GTCGGTGGTGCGGGATGTGTGGGCAGTGCCCAAGCGCGGCGCCGCGGCGGCGCCCGAGGCAGGGGAGCGGTGGAGCCGGGTGGCCCTGACGGTCGCCTGGATGGGCACCACACTTGTCATCGCCCTCTTCGTCCCGGACATCGGCAAGGTCATCGAGCTCATCGGGGGCATCAGCGCCTTCTTCATCTTCATCTTCCCAG ggctgtgcctggtGTGCATGACTGGGACCTGCACCTTGAGGCCACACAAAAA GACTGCCCTTACCGCCTGGGGTGTCCTCTCTGTGCTCGTGGGGGCCTTCGTCTGCGGGCAGAGCGCTGCCCTGgccgtgctggggctgctgcgcTGAGGGGCCACGGAAGCTCCACCGTGCTCCacgccctccctgccctgccccccggCTCCCACCAGCCCCCCAGGACACCGCTGGAGCCCATGGTGGTTTTATTTGACAGCGCTGTGGCCACTGCAGAGCGGCGAATAAAGACGGGAGGGACAGGGTATCGGCCACGCACCCTGAGGGACCCCGGGCAGGGCGGgccagacagacacacagacagacctacagaccccaggagctgggaagggggAGCTGCCACCCTCACGCTTGCAAGGCATCTGCTGCCACCCCCCAAGCACACCCCAAGGACACCCCTGGGGaccacccccaccctgcaggaTAAGGGCACACAAGGAGCAGGGATGCTCTTctgccagcaccctcccagggaCGCatggccctgtccctgcagggatgCACACTGGATA
- the SLC38A8 gene encoding solute carrier family 38 member 8 isoform X3: MAGAKPRGCTNRGPFRALHLSSRSATLGCRDPSFPWTETTHGVSVPPASSVEGLAGLPGERAGGAGLCRGPQRPAHLPGGHPGSVRGGGGEALRGLLPPQPLHDLRGPPEGGERPAGEVEIGFQKYSSILGTLAACYLTLVIILKYYLQDKSLGSSEPSQTSRASSWASIFSVIPTICFGFQVGHRGPTVPGTLVTCIIGTVPLAGAFAGRGTYRFHQRYLQGRTQASGNGGERDRAPMGGDECPGGGSCPCATRPPPHALQCHEACVAIYSSMRNQSFSHWVAVSMLSMLICLLIYSLTGLYGYLTFGQAVASDVLMSYPGNDPVVIIARLLFGISVVTIYPIVVLLGRSVVRDVWAVPKRGAAAAPEAGERWSRVALTVAWMGTTLVIALFVPDIGKVIELIGGISAFFIFIFPGKGVQRERGRGVLVPRTSLQEGAVVVGGPVLRAWGHVCGGCHTGAWARDDVTVMLNSALVAGLCLVCMTGTCTLRPHKKTALTAWGVLSVLVGAFVCGQSAALAVLGLLR; the protein is encoded by the exons ATGGCTGGTGCCAAACCACGAGGCTGCACCAACCGCGGACCCTTCCGTGCCCTGCACCTCTCTAGTCGGAGTGCGACGTTGGGATGCCGAGATCCGAGCTTTCCTTGGACAGAAACTACCCACGGAGTCAGCGTACCCCCGGCCTCATCTGTGGAAG GGCTCGCTGGTCTTCCTGGTGAGCGGGCTGGCGGTGCTGGGCTATGCCGCGGCCCTCAGCGCCCAGCCCACCTACCAGGGGGTCATCCGGGCAGTGTGCGGGGCGGCGGTGGGGAAGCTCTGCGAGGTCTGCTTCCTCCTCAACCTCTTCATGATCTCCGTGGCCctcctgagggtggtgagcgaCCAGCTGGAGAAGT agagattgGCTTCCAGAAGTACTCCAG CATCCTGGGCACGCTGGCTGCCTGCTACCTCACCCTGGTTATCATCCTGAAGTACTACCTGCAGGACAAGAGCCTGGGATCCTCTGAGCCTTCCCAGACCTCCAG GGCCTCCTCCTGGGCTTCCATCTTCAGTGTTATCCCCACCATCTGCTTTGGCTTCCAGGTAGGTCACCGTGGGCCCACTGTCCCTGGAACCCTGGTAACCTGCATCATAGGGACAGTACCCCTGGCAGGGGCGTTTGCAGGGAGGGGCACCTATCGTTTTCACCAGAGGTATCTGCAGGGCAGGACACAAGCCTCTGGGAATGGGGGAGAGAGGGACAGAGCACCCATGGGTGGGGATGAATGCCCTGGgggtgggagttgtccctgtgCCACCAGACCCCCTCCCCATGCCTTGCAGTGCCATGAGGCCTGCGTGGCCATCTACAGCAGCATGCGCAACCAGAGCTTCTCCCACTGGGTCGCTGTCTCCATGCTCTCCATGCTCATCTGCCTGCTCATCTACTCCCTCACCG GGCTCTATGGCTACCTGACCTTTGGCCAGGCTGTGGCATCCGATGTGCTGATGTCCTACCCAGGGAATGACCCAGTTGTCATCATTGCCCGCCTGCTCTTTGGCATCTCTGTTGTCACCATCTACCCCATcgtggtgctgctgggcag GTCGGTGGTGCGGGATGTGTGGGCAGTGCCCAAGCGCGGCGCCGCGGCGGCGCCCGAGGCAGGGGAGCGGTGGAGCCGGGTGGCCCTGACGGTCGCCTGGATGGGCACCACACTTGTCATCGCCCTCTTCGTCCCGGACATCGGCAAGGTCATCGAGCTCATCGGGGGCATCAGCGCCTTCTTCATCTTCATCTTCCCAGGCAAGGGGGTGCAGCGGGAGCGAGGGAGGGGAGTGCTGGTGCCAAGGACATCACTGCAGGAAGGGGCTGTGGTGGTGGGTGGCCCCGTTCTGAGGGCGTGGGGGCATGTTTGTGGAGGATGCCACACTGGGGCCTGGGCAAGAGATGATGTGACAGTGATGCTGAACTCTGCGTtggtggcagggctgtgcctggtGTGCATGACTGGGACCTGCACCTTGAGGCCACACAAAAA GACTGCCCTTACCGCCTGGGGTGTCCTCTCTGTGCTCGTGGGGGCCTTCGTCTGCGGGCAGAGCGCTGCCCTGgccgtgctggggctgctgcgcTGA
- the SLC38A8 gene encoding solute carrier family 38 member 8 isoform X10 has translation MAGAKPRGCTNRGPFRALHLSSRSATLGCRDPSFPWTETTHGVSVPPASSVEGLAGLPGERAGGAGLCRGPQRPAHLPGGHPGSVRGGGGEALRGLLPPQPLHDLRGPPEGGERPAGEVASSWASIFSVIPTICFGFQCHEACVAIYSSMRNQSFSHWVAVSMLSMLICLLIYSLTGLYGYLTFGQAVASDVLMSYPGNDPVVIIARLLFGISVVTIYPIVVLLGRSVVRDVWAVPKRGAAAAPEAGERWSRVALTVAWMGTTLVIALFVPDIGKVIELIGGISAFFIFIFPGKGVQRERGRGVLVPRTSLQEGAVVVGGPVLRAWGHVCGGCHTGAWARDDVTVMLNSALVAGLCLVCMTGTCTLRPHKKTALTAWGVLSVLVGAFVCGQSAALAVLGLLR, from the exons ATGGCTGGTGCCAAACCACGAGGCTGCACCAACCGCGGACCCTTCCGTGCCCTGCACCTCTCTAGTCGGAGTGCGACGTTGGGATGCCGAGATCCGAGCTTTCCTTGGACAGAAACTACCCACGGAGTCAGCGTACCCCCGGCCTCATCTGTGGAAG GGCTCGCTGGTCTTCCTGGTGAGCGGGCTGGCGGTGCTGGGCTATGCCGCGGCCCTCAGCGCCCAGCCCACCTACCAGGGGGTCATCCGGGCAGTGTGCGGGGCGGCGGTGGGGAAGCTCTGCGAGGTCTGCTTCCTCCTCAACCTCTTCATGATCTCCGTGGCCctcctgagggtggtgagcgaCCAGCTGGAGAAGT GGCCTCCTCCTGGGCTTCCATCTTCAGTGTTATCCCCACCATCTGCTTTGGCTTCCAG TGCCATGAGGCCTGCGTGGCCATCTACAGCAGCATGCGCAACCAGAGCTTCTCCCACTGGGTCGCTGTCTCCATGCTCTCCATGCTCATCTGCCTGCTCATCTACTCCCTCACCG GGCTCTATGGCTACCTGACCTTTGGCCAGGCTGTGGCATCCGATGTGCTGATGTCCTACCCAGGGAATGACCCAGTTGTCATCATTGCCCGCCTGCTCTTTGGCATCTCTGTTGTCACCATCTACCCCATcgtggtgctgctgggcag GTCGGTGGTGCGGGATGTGTGGGCAGTGCCCAAGCGCGGCGCCGCGGCGGCGCCCGAGGCAGGGGAGCGGTGGAGCCGGGTGGCCCTGACGGTCGCCTGGATGGGCACCACACTTGTCATCGCCCTCTTCGTCCCGGACATCGGCAAGGTCATCGAGCTCATCGGGGGCATCAGCGCCTTCTTCATCTTCATCTTCCCAGGCAAGGGGGTGCAGCGGGAGCGAGGGAGGGGAGTGCTGGTGCCAAGGACATCACTGCAGGAAGGGGCTGTGGTGGTGGGTGGCCCCGTTCTGAGGGCGTGGGGGCATGTTTGTGGAGGATGCCACACTGGGGCCTGGGCAAGAGATGATGTGACAGTGATGCTGAACTCTGCGTtggtggcagggctgtgcctggtGTGCATGACTGGGACCTGCACCTTGAGGCCACACAAAAA GACTGCCCTTACCGCCTGGGGTGTCCTCTCTGTGCTCGTGGGGGCCTTCGTCTGCGGGCAGAGCGCTGCCCTGgccgtgctggggctgctgcgcTGA
- the SLC38A8 gene encoding solute carrier family 38 member 8 isoform X4, with protein sequence MAGAKPRGCTNRGPFRALHLSSRSATLGCRDPSFPWTETTHGVSVPPASSVEGLAGLPGERAGGAGLCRGPQRPAHLPGGHPGSVRGGGGEALRGLLPPQPLHDLRGPPEGGERPAGEVILGTLAACYLTLVIILKYYLQDKSLGSSEPSQTSRASSWASIFSVIPTICFGFQVGHRGPTVPGTLVTCIIGTVPLAGAFAGRGTYRFHQRYLQGRTQASGNGGERDRAPMGGDECPGGGSCPCATRPPPHALQCHEACVAIYSSMRNQSFSHWVAVSMLSMLICLLIYSLTGLYGYLTFGQAVASDVLMSYPGNDPVVIIARLLFGISVVTIYPIVVLLGRSVVRDVWAVPKRGAAAAPEAGERWSRVALTVAWMGTTLVIALFVPDIGKVIELIGGISAFFIFIFPGKGVQRERGRGVLVPRTSLQEGAVVVGGPVLRAWGHVCGGCHTGAWARDDVTVMLNSALVAGLCLVCMTGTCTLRPHKKTALTAWGVLSVLVGAFVCGQSAALAVLGLLR encoded by the exons ATGGCTGGTGCCAAACCACGAGGCTGCACCAACCGCGGACCCTTCCGTGCCCTGCACCTCTCTAGTCGGAGTGCGACGTTGGGATGCCGAGATCCGAGCTTTCCTTGGACAGAAACTACCCACGGAGTCAGCGTACCCCCGGCCTCATCTGTGGAAG GGCTCGCTGGTCTTCCTGGTGAGCGGGCTGGCGGTGCTGGGCTATGCCGCGGCCCTCAGCGCCCAGCCCACCTACCAGGGGGTCATCCGGGCAGTGTGCGGGGCGGCGGTGGGGAAGCTCTGCGAGGTCTGCTTCCTCCTCAACCTCTTCATGATCTCCGTGGCCctcctgagggtggtgagcgaCCAGCTGGAGAAGT CATCCTGGGCACGCTGGCTGCCTGCTACCTCACCCTGGTTATCATCCTGAAGTACTACCTGCAGGACAAGAGCCTGGGATCCTCTGAGCCTTCCCAGACCTCCAG GGCCTCCTCCTGGGCTTCCATCTTCAGTGTTATCCCCACCATCTGCTTTGGCTTCCAGGTAGGTCACCGTGGGCCCACTGTCCCTGGAACCCTGGTAACCTGCATCATAGGGACAGTACCCCTGGCAGGGGCGTTTGCAGGGAGGGGCACCTATCGTTTTCACCAGAGGTATCTGCAGGGCAGGACACAAGCCTCTGGGAATGGGGGAGAGAGGGACAGAGCACCCATGGGTGGGGATGAATGCCCTGGgggtgggagttgtccctgtgCCACCAGACCCCCTCCCCATGCCTTGCAGTGCCATGAGGCCTGCGTGGCCATCTACAGCAGCATGCGCAACCAGAGCTTCTCCCACTGGGTCGCTGTCTCCATGCTCTCCATGCTCATCTGCCTGCTCATCTACTCCCTCACCG GGCTCTATGGCTACCTGACCTTTGGCCAGGCTGTGGCATCCGATGTGCTGATGTCCTACCCAGGGAATGACCCAGTTGTCATCATTGCCCGCCTGCTCTTTGGCATCTCTGTTGTCACCATCTACCCCATcgtggtgctgctgggcag GTCGGTGGTGCGGGATGTGTGGGCAGTGCCCAAGCGCGGCGCCGCGGCGGCGCCCGAGGCAGGGGAGCGGTGGAGCCGGGTGGCCCTGACGGTCGCCTGGATGGGCACCACACTTGTCATCGCCCTCTTCGTCCCGGACATCGGCAAGGTCATCGAGCTCATCGGGGGCATCAGCGCCTTCTTCATCTTCATCTTCCCAGGCAAGGGGGTGCAGCGGGAGCGAGGGAGGGGAGTGCTGGTGCCAAGGACATCACTGCAGGAAGGGGCTGTGGTGGTGGGTGGCCCCGTTCTGAGGGCGTGGGGGCATGTTTGTGGAGGATGCCACACTGGGGCCTGGGCAAGAGATGATGTGACAGTGATGCTGAACTCTGCGTtggtggcagggctgtgcctggtGTGCATGACTGGGACCTGCACCTTGAGGCCACACAAAAA GACTGCCCTTACCGCCTGGGGTGTCCTCTCTGTGCTCGTGGGGGCCTTCGTCTGCGGGCAGAGCGCTGCCCTGgccgtgctggggctgctgcgcTGA
- the SLC38A8 gene encoding solute carrier family 38 member 8 isoform X8, with product MAGAKPRGCTNRGPFRALHLSSRSATLGCRDPSFPWTETTHGVSVPPASSVEGLAGLPGERAGGAGLCRGPQRPAHLPGGHPGSVRGGGGEALRGLLPPQPLHDLRGPPEGGERPAGEVASSWASIFSVIPTICFGFQVGHRGPTVPGTLVTCIIGTVPLAGAFAGRGTYRFHQRYLQGRTQASGNGGERDRAPMGGDECPGGGSCPCATRPPPHALQCHEACVAIYSSMRNQSFSHWVAVSMLSMLICLLIYSLTGLYGYLTFGQAVASDVLMSYPGNDPVVIIARLLFGISVVTIYPIVVLLGRSVVRDVWAVPKRGAAAAPEAGERWSRVALTVAWMGTTLVIALFVPDIGKVIELIGGISAFFIFIFPGKGVQRERGRGVLVPRTSLQEGAVVVGGPVLRAWGHVCGGCHTGAWARDDVTVMLNSALVAGLCLVCMTGTCTLRPHKKTALTAWGVLSVLVGAFVCGQSAALAVLGLLR from the exons ATGGCTGGTGCCAAACCACGAGGCTGCACCAACCGCGGACCCTTCCGTGCCCTGCACCTCTCTAGTCGGAGTGCGACGTTGGGATGCCGAGATCCGAGCTTTCCTTGGACAGAAACTACCCACGGAGTCAGCGTACCCCCGGCCTCATCTGTGGAAG GGCTCGCTGGTCTTCCTGGTGAGCGGGCTGGCGGTGCTGGGCTATGCCGCGGCCCTCAGCGCCCAGCCCACCTACCAGGGGGTCATCCGGGCAGTGTGCGGGGCGGCGGTGGGGAAGCTCTGCGAGGTCTGCTTCCTCCTCAACCTCTTCATGATCTCCGTGGCCctcctgagggtggtgagcgaCCAGCTGGAGAAGT GGCCTCCTCCTGGGCTTCCATCTTCAGTGTTATCCCCACCATCTGCTTTGGCTTCCAGGTAGGTCACCGTGGGCCCACTGTCCCTGGAACCCTGGTAACCTGCATCATAGGGACAGTACCCCTGGCAGGGGCGTTTGCAGGGAGGGGCACCTATCGTTTTCACCAGAGGTATCTGCAGGGCAGGACACAAGCCTCTGGGAATGGGGGAGAGAGGGACAGAGCACCCATGGGTGGGGATGAATGCCCTGGgggtgggagttgtccctgtgCCACCAGACCCCCTCCCCATGCCTTGCAGTGCCATGAGGCCTGCGTGGCCATCTACAGCAGCATGCGCAACCAGAGCTTCTCCCACTGGGTCGCTGTCTCCATGCTCTCCATGCTCATCTGCCTGCTCATCTACTCCCTCACCG GGCTCTATGGCTACCTGACCTTTGGCCAGGCTGTGGCATCCGATGTGCTGATGTCCTACCCAGGGAATGACCCAGTTGTCATCATTGCCCGCCTGCTCTTTGGCATCTCTGTTGTCACCATCTACCCCATcgtggtgctgctgggcag GTCGGTGGTGCGGGATGTGTGGGCAGTGCCCAAGCGCGGCGCCGCGGCGGCGCCCGAGGCAGGGGAGCGGTGGAGCCGGGTGGCCCTGACGGTCGCCTGGATGGGCACCACACTTGTCATCGCCCTCTTCGTCCCGGACATCGGCAAGGTCATCGAGCTCATCGGGGGCATCAGCGCCTTCTTCATCTTCATCTTCCCAGGCAAGGGGGTGCAGCGGGAGCGAGGGAGGGGAGTGCTGGTGCCAAGGACATCACTGCAGGAAGGGGCTGTGGTGGTGGGTGGCCCCGTTCTGAGGGCGTGGGGGCATGTTTGTGGAGGATGCCACACTGGGGCCTGGGCAAGAGATGATGTGACAGTGATGCTGAACTCTGCGTtggtggcagggctgtgcctggtGTGCATGACTGGGACCTGCACCTTGAGGCCACACAAAAA GACTGCCCTTACCGCCTGGGGTGTCCTCTCTGTGCTCGTGGGGGCCTTCGTCTGCGGGCAGAGCGCTGCCCTGgccgtgctggggctgctgcgcTGA
- the SLC38A8 gene encoding solute carrier family 38 member 8 isoform X2, with protein sequence MQGCFSIPFLIPAHSVTHATMRPSQQPGCWPCPAGCPRVSVVLLLVLSPQGSLVFLVSGLAVLGYAAALSAQPTYQGVIRAVCGAAVGKLCEVCFLLNLFMISVALLRVVSDQLEKCACRAMRCPPTPSAGGQCADVLPCPGSILGTLAACYLTLVIILKYYLQDKSLGSSEPSQTSRASSWASIFSVIPTICFGFQVGHRGPTVPGTLVTCIIGTVPLAGAFAGRGTYRFHQRYLQGRTQASGNGGERDRAPMGGDECPGGGSCPCATRPPPHALQCHEACVAIYSSMRNQSFSHWVAVSMLSMLICLLIYSLTGLYGYLTFGQAVASDVLMSYPGNDPVVIIARLLFGISVVTIYPIVVLLGRSVVRDVWAVPKRGAAAAPEAGERWSRVALTVAWMGTTLVIALFVPDIGKVIELIGGISAFFIFIFPGKGVQRERGRGVLVPRTSLQEGAVVVGGPVLRAWGHVCGGCHTGAWARDDVTVMLNSALVAGLCLVCMTGTCTLRPHKKTALTAWGVLSVLVGAFVCGQSAALAVLGLLR encoded by the exons ATGCAGGGCTGCTTCTCCATCCCTTTCCTGATCCCTGCTCATAGTGTTACTCATGCCACAATGCgacccagccagcagcctggctgctggccaTGCCCTGCTGGGTGCCCGCGGGTCAGCGTGGTGCTTCTGCTGGTCCTGTCCCCGCAGGGCTCGCTGGTCTTCCTGGTGAGCGGGCTGGCGGTGCTGGGCTATGCCGCGGCCCTCAGCGCCCAGCCCACCTACCAGGGGGTCATCCGGGCAGTGTGCGGGGCGGCGGTGGGGAAGCTCTGCGAGGTCTGCTTCCTCCTCAACCTCTTCATGATCTCCGTGGCCctcctgagggtggtgagcgaCCAGCTGGAGAAGT GTGCCTGCAGGGCCATGAGATGCCCCCCAACCCCATCTGCTGGGGGTCAGTGTGCTGATGTTCTCCCATGCCCTGGCAGCATCCTGGGCACGCTGGCTGCCTGCTACCTCACCCTGGTTATCATCCTGAAGTACTACCTGCAGGACAAGAGCCTGGGATCCTCTGAGCCTTCCCAGACCTCCAG GGCCTCCTCCTGGGCTTCCATCTTCAGTGTTATCCCCACCATCTGCTTTGGCTTCCAGGTAGGTCACCGTGGGCCCACTGTCCCTGGAACCCTGGTAACCTGCATCATAGGGACAGTACCCCTGGCAGGGGCGTTTGCAGGGAGGGGCACCTATCGTTTTCACCAGAGGTATCTGCAGGGCAGGACACAAGCCTCTGGGAATGGGGGAGAGAGGGACAGAGCACCCATGGGTGGGGATGAATGCCCTGGgggtgggagttgtccctgtgCCACCAGACCCCCTCCCCATGCCTTGCAGTGCCATGAGGCCTGCGTGGCCATCTACAGCAGCATGCGCAACCAGAGCTTCTCCCACTGGGTCGCTGTCTCCATGCTCTCCATGCTCATCTGCCTGCTCATCTACTCCCTCACCG GGCTCTATGGCTACCTGACCTTTGGCCAGGCTGTGGCATCCGATGTGCTGATGTCCTACCCAGGGAATGACCCAGTTGTCATCATTGCCCGCCTGCTCTTTGGCATCTCTGTTGTCACCATCTACCCCATcgtggtgctgctgggcag GTCGGTGGTGCGGGATGTGTGGGCAGTGCCCAAGCGCGGCGCCGCGGCGGCGCCCGAGGCAGGGGAGCGGTGGAGCCGGGTGGCCCTGACGGTCGCCTGGATGGGCACCACACTTGTCATCGCCCTCTTCGTCCCGGACATCGGCAAGGTCATCGAGCTCATCGGGGGCATCAGCGCCTTCTTCATCTTCATCTTCCCAGGCAAGGGGGTGCAGCGGGAGCGAGGGAGGGGAGTGCTGGTGCCAAGGACATCACTGCAGGAAGGGGCTGTGGTGGTGGGTGGCCCCGTTCTGAGGGCGTGGGGGCATGTTTGTGGAGGATGCCACACTGGGGCCTGGGCAAGAGATGATGTGACAGTGATGCTGAACTCTGCGTtggtggcagggctgtgcctggtGTGCATGACTGGGACCTGCACCTTGAGGCCACACAAAAA GACTGCCCTTACCGCCTGGGGTGTCCTCTCTGTGCTCGTGGGGGCCTTCGTCTGCGGGCAGAGCGCTGCCCTGgccgtgctggggctgctgcgcTGA
- the SLC38A8 gene encoding solute carrier family 38 member 8 isoform X9 codes for MQGCFSIPFLIPAHSVTHATMRPSQQPGCWPCPAGCPRVSVVLLLVLSPQGSLVFLVSGLAVLGYAAALSAQPTYQGVIRAVCGAAVGKLCEVCFLLNLFMISVALLRVVSDQLEKLCDSLYPNGTLSENPSAPPWYMDQRFTLSALCVFVIFPLSVPREIGFQKYSSILGTLAACYLTLVIILKYYLQDKSLGSSEPSQTSRASSWASIFSVIPTICFGFQCHEACVAIYSSMRNQSFSHWVAVSMLSMLICLLIYSLTGLYGYLTFGQAVASDVLMSYPGNDPVVIIARLLFGISVVTIYPIVVLLGRSVVRDVWAVPKRGAAAAPEAGERWSRVALTVAWMGTTLVIALFVPDIGKVIELIGGISAFFIFIFPGLCLVCMTGTCTLRPHKKTALTAWGVLSVLVGAFVCGQSAALAVLGLLR; via the exons ATGCAGGGCTGCTTCTCCATCCCTTTCCTGATCCCTGCTCATAGTGTTACTCATGCCACAATGCgacccagccagcagcctggctgctggccaTGCCCTGCTGGGTGCCCGCGGGTCAGCGTGGTGCTTCTGCTGGTCCTGTCCCCGCAGGGCTCGCTGGTCTTCCTGGTGAGCGGGCTGGCGGTGCTGGGCTATGCCGCGGCCCTCAGCGCCCAGCCCACCTACCAGGGGGTCATCCGGGCAGTGTGCGGGGCGGCGGTGGGGAAGCTCTGCGAGGTCTGCTTCCTCCTCAACCTCTTCATGATCTCCGTGGCCctcctgagggtggtgagcgaCCAGCTGGAGAAGT TGTGTGACTCCCTGTACCCCAATGGGACGCTGAGTGAGAATCCCTCAGCACCCCCCTGGTACATGGACCAGCGCTTCACCCTCTCGGCTCTCTGTGTCTTTGTCATCTTCCCACTCTctgtccccagagagattgGCTTCCAGAAGTACTCCAG CATCCTGGGCACGCTGGCTGCCTGCTACCTCACCCTGGTTATCATCCTGAAGTACTACCTGCAGGACAAGAGCCTGGGATCCTCTGAGCCTTCCCAGACCTCCAG GGCCTCCTCCTGGGCTTCCATCTTCAGTGTTATCCCCACCATCTGCTTTGGCTTCCAG TGCCATGAGGCCTGCGTGGCCATCTACAGCAGCATGCGCAACCAGAGCTTCTCCCACTGGGTCGCTGTCTCCATGCTCTCCATGCTCATCTGCCTGCTCATCTACTCCCTCACCG GGCTCTATGGCTACCTGACCTTTGGCCAGGCTGTGGCATCCGATGTGCTGATGTCCTACCCAGGGAATGACCCAGTTGTCATCATTGCCCGCCTGCTCTTTGGCATCTCTGTTGTCACCATCTACCCCATcgtggtgctgctgggcag GTCGGTGGTGCGGGATGTGTGGGCAGTGCCCAAGCGCGGCGCCGCGGCGGCGCCCGAGGCAGGGGAGCGGTGGAGCCGGGTGGCCCTGACGGTCGCCTGGATGGGCACCACACTTGTCATCGCCCTCTTCGTCCCGGACATCGGCAAGGTCATCGAGCTCATCGGGGGCATCAGCGCCTTCTTCATCTTCATCTTCCCAG ggctgtgcctggtGTGCATGACTGGGACCTGCACCTTGAGGCCACACAAAAA GACTGCCCTTACCGCCTGGGGTGTCCTCTCTGTGCTCGTGGGGGCCTTCGTCTGCGGGCAGAGCGCTGCCCTGgccgtgctggggctgctgcgcTGA